The genomic interval ATCAAGACGACGACGAGCATCAGAGTGGTCGGTCGAAGCATGTAGGGGGCTCCTCGATGTGGCGATGGATACGGAGATTCAATTTAGCGATGCCGAATTCCTGGCGAGCGTCTGCTGGGTGAAAGTTGCTCCGAAAACAAAAAAACTCCGACCTCAAGAGGCCGGAGTCAGGGTGCTTTCTTGTACGTCAGGCTTTCCAGCCTGACCTGCGGTTCTCATGTCAGCCTGGAAAGGCTGACGTACGGGATCAGGCGAACGGGTTGTACTCGCCGGGCACGGGCACGGGGTACTTGCCATCGGGGCCGGGCATGGCGCTCGGTGGCGGGTCGGAGTCGATGGTGTACTCGTCGATTCCTGGGCACAGGTCCTTGCCCTTTTCCATCAGCTCGTCCCATTTGATGACCTTGCCGCTGTAGCAAGCTTCGCGACCCAGGATCGCGGTGAAGGTCGAGTGCGCGCCGTACTCGCCTTCGTTATAGATCTCGCCACGCATCAGGGCAGCGATCAGGTCGTGCTGTTCCTGTTGGTGTCCTTGTTGACGACCTTTCCTGCCGAACTCGAATGGGTTTTCGCCTTGGATCGATCCCGATGGGTCGGCGGTGCCCTTGGTGCCGTGCGCGAACTCGGCGACATGATTCCAGGCGTTCTTCAGGTGACGTCCTTGGCTGAACATCTTGGTACCGTCGGCAAACGTGTACTCACAGAACGTGTGATCAAAGATCTGTGACTTCGTCGCATCGCCGCCTTCACGAAGTCCACGTCCGCCCATGCCGTTGCACTCGACGGGATACTCGCCTTTGACCCAGCAACCGACGTCCAAGTTGTGAATGTGTTGTTCACAGATTTGGTCGCCCGAGAGCCAGTTGAAGTGGTACCAGTTGTTGGTTTGGAACGCCATTTCGGTTTGGTCTTCGGTGCGATTGCGATACCAAATGCCGCCACCGTTCCAGTAAACACGTTGGCAGATGACATCGCCGATGGCACCATCGTGAATCCGCTGCACGGTTTCCTTGTATTGGGCTTCGTGACGACGTTGCAGGCCGATTCCGACCATCAGGTTCTTTTTCTTGGATTCGGCAACGGCATCGAGCACACGGCGAACACCTGGGGCGTCCGACGCAACGGGTTTTTCCATGAAGATGTGCTTGCCCTTGGCGACCGCGTACTCGAACTGTTGCGGTTTGAACCCGGGTGGTGTTGCGATGATGACCAGATCCAGATCGTCTACGGCATCAATGGCCTGTTTGTAGGCGTCAAAGCCGCTGAAGATTCGGTCGGCGGGCACATCGACCTTGTCCGGGTTGGCTTTGGACAGGTTGCTGACCGCATCGGATGCTTTCTTATGGAAAGCATCGGCCACGGCAACCAGCTTGGTGTTACCCTCGGTCTTGAAGATATTCTGCGAAGCACCTTGACCACGTCCACCACAACCGACCAGAGCGAACTTGATTTGGTCGCTGCCTTGGGCGTGAGCGGTTCTTGCTATGGTGCTCGACAGGGCAGCCACGCCAGCGGCGGCCGTCGTTGATTTGAGAAAATTTCGGCGATTGGAATTGTTTTCCATCGATGATGTCCTGATACAAAGGAGAGACGTTGGAGAGGGAAATCAGATTTGCCGCATTGTACTGTAAAAACCCGCCAACGGGTCGAGGGCTTTCCCTGTAGCGGCGGTGAGGGCGTCTTTTTTACCCGCTTTTCGCCGCCCCGAATCCCGTGCGACCATTTTTCCGCCCGATCAAGTACGAGTGATGCGATGTCCGATGATTCTGAACGCCTCCTGCCAAGCGACCCAGCAGGACGCCCCGACAACAACGCCCCCCGAAAATCGATCCCGCTGGGGGGCGGTCCGGTGCCAGCCGAAGCTGTTCCCGCGTTTGGCTGCGTCGTTTATGTCAGTCGTCGAGACGGTCGGGTCCAAGCCAGGGTTGCCAATCTCGCCGGGATCGCGGTCGATGCGGAGAGCGAGCGGTCCGCCTTGGGGCAGGTTGTCCGGCTCTTCAAAGCCTCGGTCGTGGATCACCTCGCCGACGGTGGCTCGATTCCCTGGGTCGATCCGCCCGCAACGATGCGGCCGGAGGAGCAAAAGCGTTTCTTGCCGGTCCATCTTTAACTGATCTTCATGGTCGTGCGGTAGACTCTGAGATTCGATGAGGCCCTTCACCAAAGTCCGGTCGGTCCTCAAGTTCTGACCGTCCACTCTTGATCTCTCACGTCCACTCACGATCCCTGCATGCTGTCTCGCCCGAATGTCCTCCTGGTTCTGACACTGAGTGTCGTCGGTGTCGTTCACCTCAATGGAATGTTCGGCAAGTTCGTTTTGGACGATTTTGCGCTCGTCCAGAACGCGTTACTGCGAGACCTGTGGAGTTTCGATTGGTTCCGCTTAGCGAAACGTCCCGTCGCCACGGCCACGTTCGCGGCGAACTTTGCATACACGGGCGAAGACCCTCTGGGGTTTCACATCGTCAACTGGCTGGTGCATCTGTCTGCGGTCGCTGCGCTGTTCGCGTTGGTCCATCGAACGATGTTGATGCCGGCGTTCACGTTTGCCTCCAGCAAGACAGCGGATCCAAAGACGGCACCCTCGAACTCTCCCGCAGACTTTGACTCGCAAGTCGCGATTGCCACGGCGACGGCCACGGCCACGGCACTACTCTGGGGTGTCCACCCCCTGACCACTGCGGCGGTGACCTACATCGTCCAGCGGTTCGAATCCTTTGCATCGCTCTGGATTCTGGTTTGTCTTTGGGCATGGTCCCATGCGTTTGGCAGGACCGTCACCGAGTCGGCTGCTGCAACCAGTGACCAGGCGAAGCGATCAAACAACAAAACGATGTGGGCCATTCTGGCGATCGTCGCCGCCTATGCCGCCTACGGCAGCAAAGAAATGGCGGCGGGACTTTCGCTGACCGTACTGCTCTACGACCGATATTTCCTCGCGGATTCATGGCGAGGTTTGCGATCACGTTGGCATTGGTACGCCGTGTTGACAGCGCCCTTGATTGTGGGACTGTTCGTGTTTGTCCCTCGATTGTTGCGGACTCGTCATGCGGAAGGATCGACGATCGGATTCGGCATCGATGGGTTCACGCCGTGGTCGTATTTGACCAGTCAGCCTGTGGTGTTCTTGCGATACCTGAGACTGTCGGTGCTGCCGATCGGACAGTCGCTTGACTACGGATGGATCCCCAGTCGATCGCCGACGAACCAAATGATCGGCGCGATCGCTTGGTTGGGATTGTTGCTACTGGTCGGTTGGCTGTTCATGCGTTTTCGTCGTGCCAGCGTGCTCGTGATCGGAATGCTGGTGATCCTGGCGCCGACGTCTACGCTGCTGCCACTGCAAGACATCATCTTTGAGCACAGATTCTATTTGCCACTCGCGTTCTTGACCGCCTGCATCGTCGGGGTGATCGTCCATCGGTTGGCCATTCGAAATGCCGATCACGATGCACCGAGCATGCAACGGCTGGCCGTCCAAGCATTGACCGTGGCCTTGGTGCTGGCGGTTCCTTTGGGCTGGCTAACCACCGAGCGAAATTTGGACTACACCCTAGCGGCACGACTGTACGCACAGGATTGCCGCGTCAACCCAGACAACCCGCGTGCTTGGTTCTCACTAGCAAACTCGATGGACTTTGATGAGATCGAGCCCAAGCTGGAAATGCTCCGGCGAGCGGTTGAACTTTCTGAGCAGCGTGACTTCTTCTACGGCGGGACGGATTACCTGTACCGGCGAGAGCTTGCGGACAACCTGCTGTTGTCAGATCGCCACCGGGAGGCAGGCGTGTATTTCCAGGAAGCACTTCCTCACTGTCATAACCTGCTGGAAACGACCGAATGTCAGTTTCGTCTCGCGCTGATCGCTTCTCTGGACAATCGACCGGATGACGCGGAGATGTGGTTTCAAAAGGCACTTCAGGGGGACGAAAGCCTGCAAAAGGAGATCAAGGCGACCTACCAGGCCCACCGGGAACGCGTCGAGAAAATGGCGAATGCCTCGGGCGAGTCGTCCGACTCACCTCCGCGATCCTCCCCCGGCTCGTGAACCATTCGGTCGCCCAAACACTTCATCAAATCTTTACCTGACAGACATTTACGCATGAGGGCACTTCGCTAACCTCATGCAATGAAATCTCCGGCCACCAGCGCGACGTCGTCAACATGCCCAACAACCTGGGTGGTGATCGCTGCATTGAACGAGGGCCAAAGGATCGACGCCGTCGTTCGCCAGTTGGTCGGCAAGCGCTTTCAAGTCGTCGTGGTGGACGATGGATCTGTCGATGCGACATCGCAGGTGGCTCGCGATGCCGGCGCAGTCGTGCTGCGTCATGTGATCAATCGTGGCCAAGGTGCGGCGTTGCAAACGGGGATCGATTTTGCTGTCCGGCAGTCCGCTGATATCATCCTGACCTTTGATGCCGATGGACAGCATGATCCAGCGGACATCATCGAAATGATCGCGCCGATTGTCAGTGGAGACGCCGATGTCGTCTTGGGGTCTCGGTTTCTGGGCCGGTCACCAGGCATCCCGTGGCATCGGCGGCTACTGCTGCAGGCTGCAGTGTTGTTCACGCGTTTGACGACGGGCTTGCCACTGACGGACACACACAACGGGCTGCGAGCGTTTTCCGTCGCAGCGGCCCGGCGGATTCGCATCACCGAAGACCGCATGGCACACGCGTCGGAGCTGTTGCACATCATCGCCGATGCTCGTTTGAAGTGTGTCGAGAGGCCGGTCACGATTCGCTACAACACCGAGTGCTTGGCCAAGGGACAGTCCAATCGCGCGGCATTGGGCATCTTTACCCGAGTGATCTTCAATCGCTTGTTTCAGATCTAACGATTGGGAACGAATTGATGTTGATCATCCAGTGGCTCATTATTCCGTTCGCGATCGTCATTGCCGTTCATGAACTGATCGCCTTCATGCGTGTCGCCAGCCGGTTGCGACTGCTGCACGCCGTCCTGTGGGCAGCCGTTGCGGTCCTCGTTTGGCGACCGTCGCTCGTGCAGGCGATGGCGGATTGGGTCAACGTCGGGCGGGGAGCCGATTTTGTTTTGTACGGGTTGGTCGTTTACACCATCCTGTTCACCTTTTACGTTCTGCAAAACCAAGAACGGCAAAGGCAACTGGTGACAGATTTGGTACGCGACATGGCGATTCGCGACGCAGATTTTTCAGGTGCTCAGATTCGAAACTCGCCACCCGAACACGACGACCACTCGTAGAGAGCGCCGCGTCGATAGGCTTGCCACCAACGACGCGACAGTTCGCGATTCGGCGAGAAACCATTTCCCAATAAGAATCGCAGACGTTGAATCAAGATGGCACCTCGCACCCCCATCCGCCCGATCGGCTCGGGCAGCCATCTCGGCAACGTCTTGTCCACAAATCGAGCCAACTCACGGCCGGCACGCTCGCGCCGACTGACGATCCAATCGGGATCGATCTGGCTTGCCGAAACGTGATGTGAAACCGTGGCAGCGGCGACATAGCGCCCGCGAATGCCTCGTGCCATCAAACGACGTTGCGCGTCGGACTCCTGTCCCGTTAACCCGCCCGCCGAACCGGGACCGTGAAACGGATCAAAGCCACCAATTTCCATCAGGTCGTTGTGGTAGGCGGCCCAGTTGAATCCTAAGAAGGCCGTGTACAATCCGAGCCATCGGTCTCTCACGCCTAATGACCAACCTTTGGTCGACGCCGTCATGAAAGGCAACAGGCTCGTCTCCGGTGGTGTCTCGTAGTCCACAGTAATGGGGCCGCCAAAAAACGCGCCTTTGGGATACTCCGTCATCGCATGCAGGTACGCCCGAATCAATCCCGAATCCACCAAGATGTCATCGTCCAGCAGGATCACCAACCCACCGGCGATCAGATCCAGTCCATGATTGAGCGCCATGCTCTTATTCGCATTGGCGATACGGTCGTAACGAACAGGCAACCGGTCCGAAAATCCATCAACAACGGCATCCAGTTGCTGCTGACCGCCATTCTCCACCACCACGACCTGATCCACACGGCTCACCTGATCGGCATCCGCCAACGACGACAGCGTCCGAGCGAGCATCTCCGGTCGCGCATGGGCGGCGATCAAAACGGAAATCGGTGTATCAGATGTCATCTTGTCGTCCATTCGCGGATCACCATCCCGCTCAACTGTATAATCTTTGGCGTCCAAAGATTCATCCACCCACTGTTTTTATCGCCAAATGCCTATCGTCAGCGTTGTGATGCCGGTTCTCGCAACGCCAGAACCTCTTTTGCGGCAAGCGATCCAGTCGATCCTCGATCAAACTCTATCGGACTGGGAGCTGATCATCGTGGAGGATCCCTCCGATTTCGTGTGCACCGAAGTCATCAGATCTTTTTCGGATGATCGCATTCGATATGTGATCAATGATCAACGAACCGGACTAGTACGCCAACGCAATCTCGGCTTGGAAATGGCACAGGGACAGTTCATCGCCAAAGCCGACTCCGATGACATCTCGGAGCCACAGCGGTTGCAGGAACAGTTTGATCATTTGACACAAAACGAACACATCGGTGTGGTCGGTTCCCACCTGACGATCGTGGATTCGGAGGGCCAGCGTATCGGGCGACGGGAGTACCCGACCGACCCACGCGACGTCCGACGATTGATGCGGCGACGTAACGTGATCGCCCAGCCTGCCGCATTCTTTCGAGCGGAGTTGGTTCGACGCTTCGGCGGATACCCTGACGGTTACCCCGTGTGCCAGGATTACGCCTACTGGAGCCATCTGGCCAAGCAAGGCGTGCAACTAGCCAACTTGCAGCAATACCTTGTCCGCTATCGACAGCACGCCGCCAGCATCAAGTCCACTCGCTTGCGCGAGACCCTCGATGCAACCCTACGCGTCAAGGACACTTACTGGCGAGACGAGATGACGCTTGCCGATCACGGTCGAATGCTGGGCGAGCGACTGCTTCGCCACGCTCCCGCGTCGTGGACACAACGTTTGTTCGCGTGGATGACATTTCGCCGCTGAGCGGAATGATAAAGATTTCATCAAGCTTACCGCGTTGCCATTTCGCGATCACATCCGGGCGTTACGCTCTCAGATCACCATCGGTCGACCCCCTTCTGTAAAACTTCGCCAGCATTGAAATCGCCCGCCCCCACTTCATTCCGCGCGCTCCAACCTCGTAATGGGATTCGCCAGAATTACCTCTGGCGACTGCTGACACTCTGCCTCAGCGTTCTGCTCGCCTCTCTCATCGGCTGCTCCGAGAAAAGCTCCTCGGTCGACTTGGAACTGCCGCTCGTAGAACCTACTCTCGCGGACACACCCGACGCCGGGGCGATCGCCGAGTATCAACAGCGAGCCGCGGATGCCTTGCCGTCGGACGCTGCGGCAACCCAAGCATGGACGTCGTTGTTAGGACCAAACCGAAACGGCTGGACCGCACAGTCGATTTCCCCAAGTTGGGGCGACGCTATGCCTGCGTTGCTTTGGGAAACGC from Stieleria varia carries:
- a CDS encoding Gfo/Idh/MocA family oxidoreductase — encoded protein: MENNSNRRNFLKSTTAAAGVAALSSTIARTAHAQGSDQIKFALVGCGGRGQGASQNIFKTEGNTKLVAVADAFHKKASDAVSNLSKANPDKVDVPADRIFSGFDAYKQAIDAVDDLDLVIIATPPGFKPQQFEYAVAKGKHIFMEKPVASDAPGVRRVLDAVAESKKKNLMVGIGLQRRHEAQYKETVQRIHDGAIGDVICQRVYWNGGGIWYRNRTEDQTEMAFQTNNWYHFNWLSGDQICEQHIHNLDVGCWVKGEYPVECNGMGGRGLREGGDATKSQIFDHTFCEYTFADGTKMFSQGRHLKNAWNHVAEFAHGTKGTADPSGSIQGENPFEFGRKGRQQGHQQEQHDLIAALMRGEIYNEGEYGAHSTFTAILGREACYSGKVIKWDELMEKGKDLCPGIDEYTIDSDPPPSAMPGPDGKYPVPVPGEYNPFA
- a CDS encoding tetratricopeptide repeat protein: MLSRPNVLLVLTLSVVGVVHLNGMFGKFVLDDFALVQNALLRDLWSFDWFRLAKRPVATATFAANFAYTGEDPLGFHIVNWLVHLSAVAALFALVHRTMLMPAFTFASSKTADPKTAPSNSPADFDSQVAIATATATATALLWGVHPLTTAAVTYIVQRFESFASLWILVCLWAWSHAFGRTVTESAAATSDQAKRSNNKTMWAILAIVAAYAAYGSKEMAAGLSLTVLLYDRYFLADSWRGLRSRWHWYAVLTAPLIVGLFVFVPRLLRTRHAEGSTIGFGIDGFTPWSYLTSQPVVFLRYLRLSVLPIGQSLDYGWIPSRSPTNQMIGAIAWLGLLLLVGWLFMRFRRASVLVIGMLVILAPTSTLLPLQDIIFEHRFYLPLAFLTACIVGVIVHRLAIRNADHDAPSMQRLAVQALTVALVLAVPLGWLTTERNLDYTLAARLYAQDCRVNPDNPRAWFSLANSMDFDEIEPKLEMLRRAVELSEQRDFFYGGTDYLYRRELADNLLLSDRHREAGVYFQEALPHCHNLLETTECQFRLALIASLDNRPDDAEMWFQKALQGDESLQKEIKATYQAHRERVEKMANASGESSDSPPRSSPGS
- a CDS encoding glycosyltransferase family 2 protein; its protein translation is MKSPATSATSSTCPTTWVVIAALNEGQRIDAVVRQLVGKRFQVVVVDDGSVDATSQVARDAGAVVLRHVINRGQGAALQTGIDFAVRQSADIILTFDADGQHDPADIIEMIAPIVSGDADVVLGSRFLGRSPGIPWHRRLLLQAAVLFTRLTTGLPLTDTHNGLRAFSVAAARRIRITEDRMAHASELLHIIADARLKCVERPVTIRYNTECLAKGQSNRAALGIFTRVIFNRLFQI
- a CDS encoding DUF2304 domain-containing protein, whose translation is MLIIQWLIIPFAIVIAVHELIAFMRVASRLRLLHAVLWAAVAVLVWRPSLVQAMADWVNVGRGADFVLYGLVVYTILFTFYVLQNQERQRQLVTDLVRDMAIRDADFSGAQIRNSPPEHDDHS
- a CDS encoding glycosyltransferase; translation: MTSDTPISVLIAAHARPEMLARTLSSLADADQVSRVDQVVVVENGGQQQLDAVVDGFSDRLPVRYDRIANANKSMALNHGLDLIAGGLVILLDDDILVDSGLIRAYLHAMTEYPKGAFFGGPITVDYETPPETSLLPFMTASTKGWSLGVRDRWLGLYTAFLGFNWAAYHNDLMEIGGFDPFHGPGSAGGLTGQESDAQRRLMARGIRGRYVAAATVSHHVSASQIDPDWIVSRRERAGRELARFVDKTLPRWLPEPIGRMGVRGAILIQRLRFLLGNGFSPNRELSRRWWQAYRRGALYEWSSCSGGEFRI
- a CDS encoding glycosyltransferase, which gives rise to MPIVSVVMPVLATPEPLLRQAIQSILDQTLSDWELIIVEDPSDFVCTEVIRSFSDDRIRYVINDQRTGLVRQRNLGLEMAQGQFIAKADSDDISEPQRLQEQFDHLTQNEHIGVVGSHLTIVDSEGQRIGRREYPTDPRDVRRLMRRRNVIAQPAAFFRAELVRRFGGYPDGYPVCQDYAYWSHLAKQGVQLANLQQYLVRYRQHAASIKSTRLRETLDATLRVKDTYWRDEMTLADHGRMLGERLLRHAPASWTQRLFAWMTFRR